The Stigmatella ashevillena genomic sequence CTTCAGCACATCCGAGACGTTCTTGACGCGCTTGTCGGACAGCTCGGAAATGTGGATGAGGCCGTCGGTGCCCGGGAACAGCTCCACGAAGGCGCCGAACTCGGCGATCTTGCGCACCGTGCCGGTGTAGATCTTCCCGATCTCTGCCTCGCGCGTGAGCGCCTGGATCATCGCGATGGCGGACTTCACCGAGTCCGAGTTCGCGCTGGCGATGTCCACGCGGCCCGAGTCCTCGATGTTAATCGCCGCGCCCGTGCGCGCGATGATGTCCTTGATGACCTTGCCGCCCGGCCCGATGACGTTCTTGATGTACTCGGGACGGATCTGGATGGTGGTGATGCGCGGCGCGTACTGGCTGATCTCCTTGCGCGGCTCCGCCATCGTCTTGAGCATCTCGCCCAGGATGTGGATGCGGCCCTGACGCGCCTGCTCCAGCGCGCGGCTCATGATCTCCGTGGTGAGGCCGGTGATCTTGATGTCCATCTGGATAGAGGTGATGCCCTTCGAGGTGCCGCACACCTTGAAGTCCATGTCGCCCAGGTGATCCTCGTCACCGAGGATGTCCGAGAGGATGGCGACCTTGTCGCCCTCCTTCACGAGGCCCATGGCGATGCCCGCCACCGGGGCCTTGATGGGAACGCCCGCGTCCATCAGCGCCAGGGTGCCACCGCACACCGAGGCCATGGACGAGGAGCCGTTGGACTCCAGGATGTCCGACACCACGCGGATGGTGTACGGGAAGCTGTCGCTCTTGGGCGCCATGTTGCGCAGGGCGCGCTCGGCCAGGGCGCCGTGGCCCACCTCGCGCCGGCCCGGGCCGCGCAGGGGCTTCGTCTCGTTCACGCTGAACGGCGGGAAGTTGTAGTGGAGCATGAAGCGCTTGAACACCATGCCGCCCAGCAGCTCCAGCCGCTGCTCGTCATCGCTGGTGCCCAGCGTCGTCACCACGAGCGCCTGCGTCTCGCCACGGGTGAACACCGCGCTGCCGTGGGTGCGCGGGAGCACGCCCACCTCGCAGGTGATCGACCGCACCTCGGCGTGGCCACGGGCGCCGATGCGGCCCCCGTCCACGGTGAGCTGGCGCATGTGCTCGTACTTCAGATCCTCCACCACCTGCTTGGCGTGCTTCTCCACGGCAGGGGAGTAGGTGTCGCCGAGCTGCTCCTTGAGCCGGGCAATGGCCTCCTTCTTCGCCTTGCCGAGCGACTCGTAGCGGGCCGCCTTCTCCTTGATGCCGTAGCCCTTGACGATGCCGTCCCAGGCCAGCTCGCGCACCTTGGCCTTGAGCCCCTCGTCGATGGAGGCCAGCTTCTCGTACGAGCGCACCGTCTTGCCCAGCTCGCGGCGCAGCTCGTCCTGGAGGTCCAGGGCGGGCTGAACGGCCTGCTTGCCGAACTCGAGCGCGGCCACCATGTCCGCCTCGCTCACTTCCTCGGCGCCACCTTCCACCATCACGATGGCCTCGCGGCTCACCGCCATGACCAGGTCGATGTCGCTCTGCTCACGCTGCTTCAGCGTGGGGTTGGCCACGAACTTGCCGTCCAGGCGGCCCACGCGGATGCCGGCGATGGGGCCGTTGAACGGGATGTCCGAGACCCACAGCGCCGCCGAGGCGCCGGTGATGCCGTGGATGTCGCCCTCGTTCTCCGGCTCCGCGGAGACGACGCTGGCGATGATCTGCGTCTCGTACGCGTAGCCCTCCGGGAACAGCGGGCGGCACGAGCGGTCCACCAGACGGCTGGCCAGCGTCTCCTTCTCGGTGAGGCGGCCCTCGCGCTTGAAGTAGCTGCCGGGGATGCGGCCGGCCGAGTACAGCTTCTCCTGGTACTCCACCGTGAGCGGCAGGAAGTCGACGTCCTTCTTCTCCCGCGCGCTCACCGCCGTCACCAGCAGCATCGTGTCGCCGTAACGCACCACGACGGCGCCATCGGCCTGCTTGGCCAGACGGCCCACTTCGATGCTCAACTCACTGTCACCAATCTTGACGCTCTTCTTCAGCATGTCCTTGCCTTTGCTTCCTGAAGGGCCTCATCCGGCGCGTCCCGCCTCGCACCCGCGAGGGGAGTCCACGCCCCGGAGGGCCTCGGGTGATGAGCGGTCGCCGGGCCTGGGACAGGCGGAATCGGGCAACCGCAGCCTGACTGCACAGAGGGCGCCTGGGGTCGCGCCGGAGGGGTGCCGCGGAACTTTTGATCCCTGATCGAGGAGGCCCACCTGGGTCAGCCCGCTCGAACGGAAACCAAAACCTCCAGCCGCACCCTGCCTTTGCTCCTTTCTCGCCCCACCTCTTTTCAACAACCCGCTACCAACAAATGAACGGGGCGCTGGCATTCACCAGCGCCCCGGGTGCTACGTCGAGCCTACTTGCGGATGCCGAGGCCCTCGATGAGCTTCTTGTAGCGGTTCGCATCCTTGGACTTGAGATAGTCCAGGAGGCGACGGCGCTGTCCCACCAGCTTCAGCAGACCGCGCCGAGAGTGGTGGTCCTTCTTGTGGGTCTTGAAGTGCTCGGTGAGCATGTTGATGCGCTCGGACAGCAGCGCCACCTGCACTTCGGGGGACCCGGTGTCCGTCTCATGGGTCCGGAACTTCGTGACCAGCTCGGACTTACGCTCCTGATGCAACGACATGTTGGCTTCTCTCGTAAACCCCACTCCGGTGGTACTGCCGAGGCGCCTCAGTCCGCGGAGGGGTACAGACTGGGCCTGTGCCTACTAACGGGCGGGGGGCTTATAAGCTTCGCCGTCGCAACCGGTCAACCATCCAGGCCTGCCCGCTTGCCTCCTGGGTAACGGGACGGGGCAAACAGGAAGACCTTCTGTCCAGCAGCGAGCCCTTGGGCCCCCAGCGCCAGCGCGAAGTGCAGGACACGCCCGGACGGGTTTTCCCGGTCTCCAGCCAGCAAGGCCTTGGAGCGGGGGTAGAGGTTGAGCAGCGACTCCACGACATCGCCCACCTGTGCCGTGGACGGCAGGCTCAGGCTCACCGTGAGCCGGCCGTCGAAGAGGTTCCGAAGAACCGGGGAGAGCACCACGGTGATGTCGAGCGCCCGGGCCACAATCCCCCTGTCAGACCAGCACGCGCAGGTAGCTCAACCGGCCCCGGACCACCTCGGCCACGGCCAGCAAGGCCCCTTCGGGCCCGACCACCCGGATGCGGCCCGGCATGGGCGGGGCTTCCAGCGGAACCCCGTGGGAGACGCGGACGGCCGCCTCGGCGCTCACCCGCAGCTCGGGAAGGTTCGAGAGCGCCGCCGAGAGGGGTTGCAGCTTGCGCGCCAGGGCCTCCCGGTCCTGCGCCAGCGCGGGCAGCTCCGCCAGGGGCAGCGCCTGGGCGAGGACAAACGGTCCACTGACGGTGCGGCGCAGCGCGGCCAGGTGGGCCCCACACCCCAGCGCCCGGCCGATGTCATAGGCCAACGTGCGGACGAAGAACCCCTTCGAGCAGCGCACCGAGAGCCTCAGCCGCGTGGCGGAGAAGTCGCGCAGGGTCAGCTCGTAAACCGTCACTTGACGACCGGCCCGCTCCACCTCTTCGCCCGCGCGCGCCAGCTCGTACAACCGCTTCCCGGCCACCTTCACCGCCGAGAACATGGGCGGCACCTGCTCGAAGGTGCCCCGGAAGGGTGCCAGCGCGTTCTCCACCAGGGCCGCCGTCAAGGGGGGCACGGGCGCCTCGGCCATCACCTTGCCTTCGGCATCCTGGGTATCGGTCTCCACCCCGAGGTGCACCGTGGCCTCGTAAGCCTTGTCGCCCTCGGTGACGAAGCCAGCCACCTTGGTGGCCTCTCCCAGGCAGATGGGGAGCACGCCGGTGGCCATGGGGTCCAACGTTCCGGTATGCCCCACCTTCTTGACCTTCAGCAGCGTGCGCACCTGACGCACGACGTCGAAAGAAGTGGGCCCCGAGGGCTTATCGACAACCAGGACTCCATCCATGACGTGCCTATCATCCCGGATGCCGGGCGCCGTGGCTACCAGCCTTCCTTCTGCTTCACCTCGCGCAGCAGGCGGTCGATCTTGTCGCCCTCCCCCACGGACTCATCAAAGGTGAAGAAAACCTCGGGAGACACCCGCAGGTTGACGGCCGCCGTCACCTCACGGCGCACGAAGCCCTTGGCGGCATCCAGCCCCTTCTGGGTCTCCTCGCGCTCCTGGGCAGTGCCCATCATCGAATAAAAGACGCGGGCCACGCGCAGGTCCGGGGAGACCTTCACCCCGGTGATGGTGATGAAGCCGATGCGCGGGTCGCGCAGCTCTCCCCGGGTGAGGAGTTGGCCAATGGCGGCCTGAATCTCCTGGCCCACACGCTCCGGTCGGGAATGCGTCGTCATTTCTTCTCCCAGTCCCGGGGGTTGCGCAGGGTGCGTGCGCGTGCCCGGGCTTCATCCAATGTCCGTGGCTCTGCCGCGGGCGGCGCGGGCCTTCTGGCGCCCTCCCGCCCATCATGCCGCCGCTCCCACTCTCCCATGCCCTCCGCTTCGGCCATGGACCGATCTCCCCGGTTCAAGCTGGCAATCAGCTCGTCCGGGCTCAAGCCCTCCGGCTCTGCTTCCGGTCTCCCGCCCTCCTGCTGCCCATCCTCCGGGGGCAGAGGCCCCACCTCGTGCGCGTACAGCTTGTCCCCGAAGGCCAACAGCTCCTTTTCCCGGGAAATGAGCGGGGCGACGTACATCTCCTCCACGAAGTGGATGATTTTCTCCATTTGCTCATCCACGTGGCGGCGCTCATTGCCCACCACCGAGAGCGCAATGGAGGCCTTCTGCCAGAGGTCCTGGTCCCCCACCTCGGCCACGGCGACGTTGAACCGGGCCTTCACCCGGTCCGTGACCCGGCGGAGCACCTGACGCTTGGCCTTGAGCGAGCCGCTCTCGGGAATCTGCAGGGTAAGGCGTGCAACACAAACGAACATGGCAAGACCCTCTGCCCGGCGGCGGCACAGGGCCAGCCGCCGGGGCCACCGGTGAACAACTCCGAAGGCAACGAAGGGCTTACGTCAGACTCTGGCGAGTCTCCTCGATCTCGTACGCCTCGATGATGTCGCCGGCCTTGAGATCATTGAAGTTCTCGATGCCGATACCGCACTCGAAGCCCTGGGCGACTTCCTTCACGTCGTCCTTGAACCGCCGCAGGGACGCCATCTTCCCGGCGAACAGCTGCTTGTTCTCGCGCATGAGCCGGACGAAGGCGCCGCGCTTGATGACGCCATCGAGCACCGCCGCACCGGCGATGGTGCCCAGCTTCGGCACGTTGAACGTGTTGCGGACCTCGGCACGGCCCAGCTTCCGCTCGGTGCGGATGGGCTCCAGGAGCTCTTCCATGGACGAGCGCACCCCATCGATGAGCTCGTAGATGATGCTGAAGCTGCGCAGCAGCACGCCCTCGGCCTTGGCGGCGGACTCCGCGCCCGACTCCGGCTTGACGTTGAAACCCAGCACCACGCCCTTCGAGGCGGCCGCACGCATGACGTCCGACTCGGTGATGGCGCCCACGCCGGTGTCGATGACCTCCACCTTGACCTTGTGGGTGGTCAGCTTCTGGACGGCCTGCTTGACGGCCTCGGCCGAGCCCTGCACGTCCGCCTTGATGACGACGCGCAGCTCCTTCGGGCCACCGCCCGCCTTGGTCTTGGCGAAGAGCTGATCCAGCGTCTCGCGGCTGACCTTGCTGAGCTCTGTCTGGCGCTCCTTCATGCCGCGGTGCTCGGCGATCTGCTTGGCCGCCTTCTCGTCCGCCACCACGTTGATGGTGTCGCCCGCGCTGGGCACGCCGGACAGGCCGATGACCTCGGCGCAGTAGCCGGGGAGCACTTCCTTCACCGATTCGCCGCGGCTGTTGTTCATGGCGCGCACGCGGCCGTAGTCCGTGCCGGTGACGACGGCATCGCCGACCCGCAGCGTGCCCTCCTGCACGAGCACGGTGGCCACGGGGCCCCGGCCGCGATCCAACTTGGCCTCGATGATGGCGCCCACCGCCGGACGGCTGGGGTTGGACGTCAGCTCGAGCACTTCCGCCTGGAGGACGACGTTCTCCAGCAGCAGGTCGATGCCCATCTTCTGCTTGGCGGAGACGGGAACCATGATGGTCTCACCGCCCCACTCTTCGGGCACCAGCTCGTGGTTGGCCAGGTCCTTCTTCACGCGGTCCGGGTTGGCGCCCGGCACGTCCATCTTGTTGAGGGCCACGACAATGGGCACCTCGGCGGCCTTCGCGTGCTTGATGGCCTCGATCGTCTGAGGCATCACGCCGTCGTCGGCGGCCACGACCAGGATGACGATGTCCGTCACGTTGGCGCCACGGGCGCGCATGGACGTGAAGGCCTCGTGACCCGGCGTGTCCAGGAAGGTGATGTCTCCCCGGGCCGTGGTGACGCTGTAGGCACCGATGTGCTGGGTGATGCCGCCGGCCTCACCCGAGGCCACGTTGGCCGCGCGGATGGCGTCCAGCAAGCTCGTCTTGCCGTGGTCGACGTGGCCCATGACGGTGACCACCGGCGGACGCGTGCGCGCGTCCTCGGGACGGGCCACCACCTCGGGCAGGTAGTCCTCCACCTCGAAGCCGACCCGGTCCACC encodes the following:
- the rpsO gene encoding 30S ribosomal protein S15, giving the protein MSLHQERKSELVTKFRTHETDTGSPEVQVALLSERINMLTEHFKTHKKDHHSRRGLLKLVGQRRRLLDYLKSKDANRYKKLIEGLGIRK
- a CDS encoding DUF503 domain-containing protein — its product is MFVCVARLTLQIPESGSLKAKRQVLRRVTDRVKARFNVAVAEVGDQDLWQKASIALSVVGNERRHVDEQMEKIIHFVEEMYVAPLISREKELLAFGDKLYAHEVGPLPPEDGQQEGGRPEAEPEGLSPDELIASLNRGDRSMAEAEGMGEWERRHDGREGARRPAPPAAEPRTLDEARARARTLRNPRDWEKK
- the truB gene encoding tRNA pseudouridine(55) synthase TruB; the encoded protein is MDGVLVVDKPSGPTSFDVVRQVRTLLKVKKVGHTGTLDPMATGVLPICLGEATKVAGFVTEGDKAYEATVHLGVETDTQDAEGKVMAEAPVPPLTAALVENALAPFRGTFEQVPPMFSAVKVAGKRLYELARAGEEVERAGRQVTVYELTLRDFSATRLRLSVRCSKGFFVRTLAYDIGRALGCGAHLAALRRTVSGPFVLAQALPLAELPALAQDREALARKLQPLSAALSNLPELRVSAEAAVRVSHGVPLEAPPMPGRIRVVGPEGALLAVAEVVRGRLSYLRVLV
- the rbfA gene encoding 30S ribosome-binding factor RbfA yields the protein MTTHSRPERVGQEIQAAIGQLLTRGELRDPRIGFITITGVKVSPDLRVARVFYSMMGTAQEREETQKGLDAAKGFVRREVTAAVNLRVSPEVFFTFDESVGEGDKIDRLLREVKQKEGW
- the pnp gene encoding polyribonucleotide nucleotidyltransferase — translated: MLKKSVKIGDSELSIEVGRLAKQADGAVVVRYGDTMLLVTAVSAREKKDVDFLPLTVEYQEKLYSAGRIPGSYFKREGRLTEKETLASRLVDRSCRPLFPEGYAYETQIIASVVSAEPENEGDIHGITGASAALWVSDIPFNGPIAGIRVGRLDGKFVANPTLKQREQSDIDLVMAVSREAIVMVEGGAEEVSEADMVAALEFGKQAVQPALDLQDELRRELGKTVRSYEKLASIDEGLKAKVRELAWDGIVKGYGIKEKAARYESLGKAKKEAIARLKEQLGDTYSPAVEKHAKQVVEDLKYEHMRQLTVDGGRIGARGHAEVRSITCEVGVLPRTHGSAVFTRGETQALVVTTLGTSDDEQRLELLGGMVFKRFMLHYNFPPFSVNETKPLRGPGRREVGHGALAERALRNMAPKSDSFPYTIRVVSDILESNGSSSMASVCGGTLALMDAGVPIKAPVAGIAMGLVKEGDKVAILSDILGDEDHLGDMDFKVCGTSKGITSIQMDIKITGLTTEIMSRALEQARQGRIHILGEMLKTMAEPRKEISQYAPRITTIQIRPEYIKNVIGPGGKVIKDIIARTGAAINIEDSGRVDIASANSDSVKSAIAMIQALTREAEIGKIYTGTVRKIAEFGAFVELFPGTDGLIHISELSDKRVKNVSDVLKEGDEVLVKVVSIDKTGKIRLSRKEAMAERAAAQQQQTPPPGDGAPSATQPDAKA